A window of the Arachis duranensis cultivar V14167 chromosome 5, aradu.V14167.gnm2.J7QH, whole genome shotgun sequence genome harbors these coding sequences:
- the LOC107489428 gene encoding uncharacterized protein LOC107489428, which translates to MARMFLNHSARGSIHMRKTIKEARELIETFATNQHLYSAAKTSMKEEVKAISTEHNPLEPNGPLTQQLHALVQQLLALEIKDFGSFMIPCTLGDACTRTALCDPGASINLLPALLLIEKLCLTNKVKPTRICLQLADGSIKIPSGIIEDMIVRVGPFAFPIDFVVLDMEGHKSASLILGRPFLVIGRTLIDVKKREVTLRVNEEKFILNTVKAMQHPDTLEECMNIDLIDSLVEEVSMVESLKEGLNDILTDAQLDLEELPKSLRKKRNLQSLSLSHYHPPLNMHFWEMEILIR; encoded by the exons ATGGCTAGAATGTTTTTGAACCACTCTGCTAGAGGTTccatacacatgagaaagaccatTAAAGAGGCTCGCGAGCTTATTGAGACATTTGCCActaatcagcatctgtactcaGCTGCTAAGACTTCTATGAAAGAAGAGGTTAAGGCCATATCTACTGAACATAACCCTCTAGAGCCAAATGGGCCATTGACTCAGCAATTGCACGCCCTTGTCCAGCAACTACTGGCACT AGAAATTAAGGATtttggaagctttatgataccgtGCACTCTAGGTGATGCTTGTACAAggacagctctatgtgaccctggagcaagcatcaaccttTTACCTGCTTTATTATTAATAGAGAAGCTTTGCTTAACTAAtaaagtcaaaccaacccgcatatgccttcaacttgctgatggttctATTAAGAtaccatcaggcataattgaagacatgattgttaGGGTTGGACCCTTTGCTTTTCCCATTGACTTTGTGGTGTTGGATATGGAAGGGCACAAGAGTGCATCCCTTATCCTAGGGAGACCCTTCCTAGTTATAGGACGGACCCTCATTGATGTTAAAAAaagggaagtaaccttgagagtcaatgaggaaaAGTTCATACTGAATACTGTCAaggctatgcagcatccagacacccttGAGGAATGCATGAACATTGACCTCATTGATTCCCTAGTGGAAGAAGTAAGTATGGTTGAAAGTCTCAAGGAAGGGTTGAATGACATCCTTACAGATGCCCAGCTTGATTTAGAGGAACTCCCGAAATCcctgaggaaaaagagaaaccTCCAAAGCTTGAGCTTAAGCCATTACCATCCTCCtttaaatatgcatttctgggagatgGAGATACTTATCcggtga
- the LOC107489429 gene encoding uncharacterized mitochondrial protein AtMg00860-like, with amino-acid sequence MVTEGIVLGHQISNNEIEVDQAKVEVTERLPPPTNVNAIRSFLGHAGFYKRFIKDFSKIAKPLCNLLANNFPLVIDQECLYAFETLKAKLVTTPIISAPNWHLPFEQMCDASNQAIGVVLGSET; translated from the coding sequence ATGGTGACTGAAGGCATTGTTCTTGGacatcaaatttcaaataacgAAATAGAAGttgatcaagctaaggtagaggtgaCTGAACGATTGCCACCACCAACTAATGTCAACGCAATCAGAAGTTTCCtaggacatgcaggattttacaaGAGATTCATAAAAGATTTCTCTAAAATTGCAAAACCCCTGTGTAATCTCTTAGCCAATAACTTCCCACTTGTCATTGACCAAGAATGTTTGTATGCCTTTGAAACTCTGAAGGCCAAGCTTGTGACTACTCCTATCATCTCTGCACCCAATTGGCATTTGCCATTCGAACAAATGTGTGACGCCAGTAATCAGGCCATTGGCGTAGTTTTGGGTTCAGAGACTTGa